The Streptomyces sp. NBC_00224 genome contains the following window.
CGAGCGCGGAGAGCGTCATCAGCACCGTGTCCCCGGTCCACACCCCTGCCGCGGCGACGTATCCCGTCCGCACACCGCGCCGGGCGGCGACGGAGAGTACGTACAGGGAGTTGGGCCCCGGCGCCAAAATGATCAGCACCAGGCCCACGAGGTATGTCGGAAGATCGGTTACACCCAGCATGCGGGGGAGTGTCGCACAAAAGTGCGAGATGGGGCCCGTGTGTTTCACGATGCGGCACGGGCGCCATCGCGTGGCGAGGTCGCGCGCATTCGCGCTGTTGCGTGGTCAGGTCGCGTACGCCCGCGCAACGCGGCGGAGGGGTTCGGTATGTCCGCCAGGGAGAGCTCGGAACAAGATCTGAAAGTTCTATTGCGCAATTTATCTTTCACATCTAGGTTCGGTACATGCGACCGAAGCGCGAGCCCGAGCAGATCACCGACCTGTCCCGGTTGAAGGCGTTCACCAACCCGCTGCGCATGCAGCTCTACCGGCTGCTGTACGCCGCGGGCACCGCGACCGCCTCCCAGCTCGCCGACCAGGTCGACCAGGCGCCTTCGCTGGTCAGTTACCACCTGCGCAAGCTGGCCGAGCACGGCTTCGTGACCGAGGCGAGCGGCCGCAGCGCCGACGGACGGGAGCGGTGGTGGCAGGTGGCCTCCGAGGAGGGCTGGGGCTTTCGCGACTCGGACTTCGCGGACACACCCGAAGGGGCAGCCGCCGTGGGCGCGGTGACCCGAGGCATCTTCGACACTCGCGTCGCCCAGTACCGCGCGTATCTCGACCGGACGGCCGCCTGGGGCAAGACGTGGACCGACGCGGCCTTCAGCTCCGAGTGGCTGGTCGATCTGACTCCGGCCGAACTCGCCGAGATGAACGACGAGCTCGAAGCGGTGACCCGGCGCTGGCGGGACCGGGGCAGAGCCGCCAAGGCGGCCGACGACATCGAAGGCCGCGAACACGTGTCCGTGCACCTCTACGGCTTCCCGTTCCGGCCCTGACCCAGCCGCACCTTCACTCACTGGAGCCCGCCATGGCCACCGCAGACACAGCCCTGCCCGAAAGCGCCACCGCGCCGGCCCACCGCGACGGCAACGTGCTGCGCTGGCTCGCCGCGTACACCGCCTCCCTCATCGGCGACAGCGTGTACTTCATCGCCCTGGGCTGGTCCGCCCAGAAAGCCGCAGGCCCCACCGAAGTCGGCCTCGTCATGGCCGCCGGGGCGCTGCCGCGAGCGGTACTCATGCTCGGCGGAGGCGTGGTGGCCGACCGCTTCGACCCCCGCCGGGTCATTCTCGGCAGCGACGCGCTGCGCTGTCTCCTCATCCTGGCGGTGGCCGGCTGCATCGCACTGTCCGCGCCGGCCCTGTGGATCCTGGTCGCGGTGGCGCTCGTCTTCGGTGCCATAGACGCACTGTTCGTACCCGCGATCGGGGCCCTCCCGCCACGGACCACCAGCCCCGAGCAACTGGCCCGGGTCACCGGTATGCGCTCGCTGTCGATGCGGCTCAGCCAGATCACGGGCCCGCCGATCGCCGGGCTGGCCATGGGGCTCGGAGGCGTCGCGGCCGCCTTCACCGTCGCGGGCCTGCTCTTCGCGCTGTCCCTGCCGCTCCTGCTGACGGTCCGGATGCGGCCCCTCGGGGCGCGTCACGAGGAGCGGCCCGAACTCGGCACCGCACGCGAGGACTTGCTCGACGGACTGCGCTACATCCGCCGCCACCGCCTCATCGGGCCACTCGTCGCCGCCGGCGCCCTGTGCGAGCTGGGCCTCACCGGCACCCTCAACGTCGGCATGGTGCTCCTCAACGCCGAGCGCGGCTGGGGGCCTTCCGGCTACGGCTGGATCGTCAGCAGCTTCGGCGCGGGAGCGGCGGCCAGCGCCGCGCTGCTCGCCGTCGCCGGCTGGCTGCCCCGCGCGGGTCTGATGCTGGCCGGAACCCTGCTCGTGGGCTGCGCGGGAGCGGCCGCCATCGCGCTGGTGCCGACCCTGTGGATGGCGGTGGTACTGGCCGGGGTCATCGGGCTGAGCGCGGGCGTCTTCGGCAGCCTGGACAACGCGCTGATACAGACAGCGGCGGACCCCGCCTATCTCGGCCGGGTCACGTCCGTCGTCATGGTCACCATGGTCGGGCTGGCGCCCCTCAGCTACCCGCTGGTCGGCGCCGCCGTCGGAGCCTGGGGCGCGGCCCCGGTGTTCGTCGGCTGCGGCGCCTTCGCCAGTCTGGGCGCGGTCATCGCCCTGGCCTCCGACGCGGTACGGCGCGCCGAACTGCCGCGTCAGCGGGCAGGTTTGACCACGTAGGCGTTCAGGTGGCGGTGCGCCGGAAGGTCGCGCGGTAGTCCCTCGGGCGTCGTCCGGTGTGTTTGGCGAAGAGGGCGGCGAAGGTCGCGGAGTCCTGGTAGCCGACCGCGGTGGAGATACCGGCGACGGTTCGGTCCGTGGTCTCCAGCAGATGACGGGCACGGCGGACGCGTGACGACTGCAGATATTCGAGCGGACTCTGGCCGGTCTCGTCGGCGAAGCGCCGCAGCAGCGTACGGGTGCTGACGTTGAAGGTGTCCGACAGCGCGGTGAGGTCGTATCGGGCGGCAAGGGTCTGGTCGAGGCGTCGCATCACGCGGTGGGAGAACTCGTTGCCGGGCCGCGGAAGCAGCCGTGCGTCGACGTAGGGGGTCTGGGACGATCGTGCGTCGTCGACGAGCGCGACCCGCGCGGTCGTCCGTGCCACGTCGGCGCCGCTGTGCCGACGGATCAGTTCCAGCGCGAAGTCGTACATCGCGCTGAAGGCCGCCGTCGTCGTCACCCCCTCGTCGGTGACGACCAGATGGTCGGGCCGGACATCGGCGTCCGGACAGCGGCGGGCCAATTCGTCCGCGAAGAGCCATGACGTGGTGGCCCGGCGCCGGTCGAGGAGTCCCGCCTCGGCGAGCAGGAACGCACCGACACAGAT
Protein-coding sequences here:
- a CDS encoding GlxA family transcriptional regulator, producing the protein MSALRVGVLAYPGCFASEVFGVPDLLTMATHVAGPDHAGYEVSIISPRRRVTASGGAALAVSPLREVDVLVVPGFELVPGLDMDARLALLAPEIAAIRSHTAAGNAVVSICVGAFLLAEAGLLDRRRATTSWLFADELARRCPDADVRPDHLVVTDEGVTTTAAFSAMYDFALELIRRHSGADVARTTARVALVDDARSSQTPYVDARLLPRPGNEFSHRVMRRLDQTLAARYDLTALSDTFNVSTRTLLRRFADETGQSPLEYLQSSRVRRARHLLETTDRTVAGISTAVGYQDSATFAALFAKHTGRRPRDYRATFRRTAT
- a CDS encoding MFS transporter, yielding MATADTALPESATAPAHRDGNVLRWLAAYTASLIGDSVYFIALGWSAQKAAGPTEVGLVMAAGALPRAVLMLGGGVVADRFDPRRVILGSDALRCLLILAVAGCIALSAPALWILVAVALVFGAIDALFVPAIGALPPRTTSPEQLARVTGMRSLSMRLSQITGPPIAGLAMGLGGVAAAFTVAGLLFALSLPLLLTVRMRPLGARHEERPELGTAREDLLDGLRYIRRHRLIGPLVAAGALCELGLTGTLNVGMVLLNAERGWGPSGYGWIVSSFGAGAAASAALLAVAGWLPRAGLMLAGTLLVGCAGAAAIALVPTLWMAVVLAGVIGLSAGVFGSLDNALIQTAADPAYLGRVTSVVMVTMVGLAPLSYPLVGAAVGAWGAAPVFVGCGAFASLGAVIALASDAVRRAELPRQRAGLTT
- a CDS encoding ArsR/SmtB family transcription factor; the encoded protein is MRPKREPEQITDLSRLKAFTNPLRMQLYRLLYAAGTATASQLADQVDQAPSLVSYHLRKLAEHGFVTEASGRSADGRERWWQVASEEGWGFRDSDFADTPEGAAAVGAVTRGIFDTRVAQYRAYLDRTAAWGKTWTDAAFSSEWLVDLTPAELAEMNDELEAVTRRWRDRGRAAKAADDIEGREHVSVHLYGFPFRP